In Humulus lupulus chromosome 6, drHumLupu1.1, whole genome shotgun sequence, a single genomic region encodes these proteins:
- the LOC133783293 gene encoding putative receptor protein kinase ZmPK1: MRQNLTLIWMANRDHPVNGRRSKLSLQKTGNLVLTDAGQSTVWSSDTASNSDSQLQLLDSGNLVLITQNRVLLWQSFASPTDTLVPGQTLTRNTKLVSSRSQTNYSSGFYMLFYDNDNVLRLLYDGPEISSIYWPDPWLLPNYAGRSIFNDSRTAVLDSWGIFSSSDSFTVMASDYAIKLQRILKVEADGNLRLYSRSKQGKQSSTWTVTWEAVLQPCKIHGICGINSLCTYVPEYGRKCACLPGHKMINHTDWTHGCEPDFKLPCSSSNVNQSGFLHLPRVEFYGYDSNFYWNYTLERCKSTCLELCDSCVGFHYKYNKDGGYYNCYVKSHLRNGYRAPGFDGDIYLKLPKSVLSSLIHRAPDYDESNNFNCFLSSGNSTQHLDRRYVKKNVSGVLKFMLWFVCGVGGVEICVILMVWLFVIRNHENSSLDNIQAGYLLAATGFRKFSYLELKKATKGFSVEIGRGAGGIVYKAILSDNRVAAVKKLTDTNQGEVEFYAEVSTIGALNHMNLIEMWGYCAEGKHRLLVYEYMEHGSLAENLASNALDWKMRFDIAVGTARGLAYLHEECLEWVLHCDVKPHNILLGSNYQPKVADFGLSKLLNRNELSDNSSFSRIRGTRGYMAPEWVYNLPITSKVDVYSYGIVLLEMVTGNNGPTRGVLDAEDVGEARPKKLVTWVRDKMNASASLSEKGIDEIIEPVIASNCSMREVEILIEVALRCVEEDKDARPTMSQVVEMLLSNEKDKK, from the coding sequence ATGAGGCAAAACCTGACGCTGATTTGGATGGCAAACCGGGATCATCCGGTAAACGGAAGGCGCTCGAAGCTGTCCTTGCAAAAAACCGGTAACCTTGTACTTACAGACGCCGGTCAATCCACCGTTTGGTCCAGTGATACCGCTTCAAACTCAGATTCCCAGCTACAACTCTTGGACTCCGGAAACCTTGTCCTAATCACTCAGAACCGTGTCCTTTTGTGGCAAAGCTTTGCTTCCCCAACGGACACTCTTGTTCCTGGACAAACACTCACAAGAAACACAAAGCTAGTGTCATCTAGAAGCCAGACTAACTATTCCTCTGGATTTTACATGCTCTTTTACGACAACGACAACGTCCTTCGTCTTCTCTATGATGGTCCCGAGATTTCGAGCATTTACTGGCCAGACCCTTGGCTTTTGCCAAATTACGCTGGAAGATCCATTTTCAACGACAGTAGAACAGCCGTTCTTGATTCTTGGGGGATCTTCAGCTCGTCAGATAGTTTTACAGTCATGGCTTCGGATTATGCTATTAAACTCCAGAGAATCCTCAAAGTTGAAGCTGACGGAAATCTTAGATTGTACAGTAGATCAAAGCAAGGGAAGCAAAGTAGTACGTGGACAGTTACGTGGGAAGCTGTTTTACAACCATGCAAGATTCATGGCATTTGTGGGATCAATAGCCTCTGTACTTACGTGCCTGAATATGGTAGGAAATGCGCTTGCCTCCCTGGCCATAAGATGATAAACCACACTGATTGGACTCACGGGTGTGAACCAGATTTTAAACTCCCTTGCTCCAGTAGTAATGTTAATCAATCTGGTTTTCTTCACCTTCCACGTGTCGAGTTCTACGGCTATGATTCCAACTTCTATTGGAACTACACCTTGGAACGCTGCAAATCTACGTGCTTGGAATTGTGTGACTCGTGCGTAGGATTTCACTACAAGTATAACAAAGACGGCGGTTATTATAATTGCTACGTCAAGTCGCACCTCCGAAATGGATACCGGGCCCCTGGTTTTGATGGTGACATATATTTGAAACTACCTAAATCTGTCCTCTCTTCTCTTATTCACCGGGCTCCAGATTATGATGAGTCCAATAATTTCAATTGCTTCTTATCATCAGGCAATTCGACTCAACATCTGGACAGAAggtatgtaaaaaaaaatgtcaGTGGAGTACTTAAGTTCATGCTCTGGTTTGTCTGTGGAGTGGGAGGAGTCGAGATCTGCGTCATCTTAATGGTTTGGTTATTCGTCATTAGAAACCATGAAAATTCATCCCTGGATAACATTCAGGCTGGTTATCTTCTTGCTGCTACTGGGTTCAGAAAAtttagttacttagagctaaaaAAGGCAACGAAGGGTTTCAGTGTAGAGATTGGAAGAGGTGCAGGAGGAATCGTCTACAAGGCAATTTTGTCTGATAATCGAGTTGCGGCCGTCAAGAAACTCACAGATACTAACCAAGGAGAAGTTGAATTTTACGCAGAAGTAAGCACCATAGGAGCACTGAACCACATGAACTTAATAGAAATGTGGGGATATTGTGCCGAGGGAAAGCATAGACTTCTAGTTTATGAGTACATGGAACATGGATCCTTGGCTGAGAACTTGGCTTCCAATGCTTTGGATTGGAAAATGAGGTTTGATATTGCTGTAGGGACAGCCAGAGGCCTTGCTTATTTGCATGAAGAGTGTTTGGAGTGGGTTTTACATTGCGATGTAAAGCCTCATAACATACTGTTGGGCTCTAATTATCAACCAAAAGTAGCTGATTTTGGCCTTTCAAAGCTACTAAACAGAAATGAGCTCAGTGATAACTCAAGCTTCTCGAGGATAAGAGGAACTAGAGGCTATATGGCTCCTGAATGGGTTTACAATCTTCCGATCACCTCCAAAGTGGATGTTTATAGCTACGGAATTGTTTTGCTTGAAATGGTTACAGGAAATAATGGCCCAACAAGAGGTGTTTTGGATGCAGAAGATGTTGGTGAGGCACGACCGAAAAAGCTTGTTACGTGGGTAAGAGATAAGATGAATGCTAGTGCTTCGCTGAGTGAAAAGGGGATTGATGAAATCATAGAACCCGTGATCGCAAGCAACTGTAGCATGAGAGAGGTGGAAATTTTGATTGAAGTGGCTCTTAGATGCGTCGAGGAAGACAAAGATGCAAGACCCACCATGAGCCAAGTTGTGGAGATGCTTCTAAGCAACGAAAAAGACAAGaagtga